A section of the Lepus europaeus isolate LE1 chromosome 10, mLepTim1.pri, whole genome shotgun sequence genome encodes:
- the DNAL4 gene encoding dynein axonemal light chain 4 yields MGETEGKKDEADYKRLQTFPLVRHSDMPEEMRVETMELCVTACEKFSNNNESAARMIKEAMDKKFGSSWHVVIGEGFGLEITHEVKNLLYLYFGGTLAVCVWKCS; encoded by the exons ATGGGGGAAACCGAAGGGAAGAAAGACGAGGCCGATTATAAGCGACTGCAGACCTTCCCTCTGGTCAGG CACTCGGACATGCCAGAGGAGATGCGAGTGGAGACCATGGAGCTCTGTGTCACAGCCTGTGAGAAATTCTCCAACAACAACGAG AGCGCGGCCCGGATGATCAAGGAGGCCATGGACAAGAAGTTCGGCTCCTCCTGGCACGTGGTGATCGGCGAGGGCTTCGGCTTGGAGATCACACACGAGGTGAAGAACCTGCTCTACCTGTACTTCGGGGGCACCCTGGCCGTGTGCGTGTGGAAGTGCTCCTGA